In Alnus glutinosa chromosome 7, dhAlnGlut1.1, whole genome shotgun sequence, the sequence CTAGCCATAGACATATATAAACTAAAGGAATAATTCATGTTAAGCCTGAGGGGTGCTCCTATTTTAGCTTTTCTCTTAAATAACTCATATGGTATATATGACCTTCAAAAACACTTTAAgcgtaatgctactcttcacactaGATTTTAAGCCCAGTTTCACACCGGCTGACGTAACGTGTTTAAGTGGTTGACTGTCagccactttaaaaataaaaataaaaaagcaaaagtgTTCGCCACTTAAAACACGCCATATCAGCGGTGTGAAAATTTGGTGTGAAAAATAGCATTATTTGCACTTCAATTTTCATGGCAGGGACCCTAATATATCTGTAGCTCACATGCTCAGCCAATCAAAGAATTGGAATTTGCAAAATCTTATGTATATGCAAAAACCAGAATTAACCATCCACCAATCTTCTTGTGGGCTACTTTTGAAGCTTCAAGAAAATTATGGACCAGTCgtcccaaaaaaagaaagttacTGGTAGATTTAACCGTCCAATTATTTAGCCAACTTGGGGTCACTATTACGATTTTAAGTGTCCCACATGGCTTAAGTATCTTAACCATGTGTATGTAACCTCTTGGGTACTCTCCACTTGCAAGCTAATTTTCAAGTGTGAGTTCTACCCAAAGTTTATAATATTTAGTATCAGAACTATGCACCACGCCACAGGTTCAAGTCACAAATGGAGGAACCTATAGAATAGAGTGGGATACCGTGGACGTCAGTTGCGGAGCGGAGTGGTATATTATGATTTTAAGTATCTCAAATGACTTAAGTTTAATCACTTTATGGAAAGTAACAAGGAAAGACTCATGTCCTTGCTATCATCTAGTGGTGTGGATCTGGTTTATGTTTGAACTCAACAAAGTGAACTTGCTTATGGACTATCACATCCTGTCCCTACGCAGCAAGGCCCTTTTCCGGTCATCCCCACAAGTGGGATCGAAATTTGCCTTTGTATATGGGACCATACATATGCAATTCAATATGCCCACTTTATGTGTCTCCCCAGAGCTTCAAAGGGGCTTCCATCTAGCATATTCCCATTGCTAAAAATCTACAGCCTAGCCCGtgaagggtattttcgtcattaAAAAAAGGGTAACTATAAATCTAAAATCTTCTCTGATGTAAATGTCAAGAGTCTGGAAAATGAAATGCAAATTCCTAAACCAAGACAAATGGATGAATAGAATGACGAAATTAACCCCCAGAAAGCGAAATTACGAGACTGCCATTTTAACGCCGCCCACTTGGCAACTTCCCTTGCTACAAAAGCAACCACTTTTGCGAAAAGGCGACAAGGACAGAACCGTTATTAATAAAGCGGGTAATTCCAAGGACATAATCGCACTTTTTAAGAGACAATCGGACGGGTAAGACAGAGAAGCATAACACAATCACCGACTAATCATGAGATTAGGACTAATTAAACAAACCTTGCTGCACCCTGGGACCAGCTCCTGAAGCAGCTTCATCCGAGCATTAATCTTCTCTCTCCTCGCCTGCAAATTTAattaactaaaaagttaaaaatatcgTAATCAGAGAAATACTTAATAAAAGTAATAGCGTGATTAGAGGTTAATTAAGAGAATACTCGCTCTGCTAAGCTATGGCTGTCTGTGGCTTGACCGCGACGAGCTCGGACGTGAACGTAAGGAAGCATCAAGGCGTCTTGAGAGCTTTCGTTCTTGCTCTTCTTCGAGGACCCTTTGCCCTAATTGAAAACAAAAGGCCAAGGGTTCGTTCAAGTTTGAGCAAAAAAAGGAATGGTCTGAAAAACCTAGAAACCCTTGAAATTTTACCTTCTTCTCGCGCTCCTTCCGCTTCGTCGGCCTCTGGGTCTTGTTCTCCACAGTAGGATCGGAAACCAACGGCTGGGACGAGTCGGGGTTCGAGTCGGTCTCGGCGGGCTCGCTCTTCACCTTCTCCAAATTCGCGCTAGAATTCGACGGCACCGAGCTCGTCTCCGGCGAGTGCTCGCCGGCGGAGAAGACCGACAACTTGGCGGCGCGTTCGGTTAGGACTTTGTTCGAAGGGAAGGTGAGATGGCCGTTGACGGAGGGGAGGTAGGGTTTGCTGTCTTCGTCGATTCGGCGGAGGGGGTCGCCGGAAATCGGCGCCGGAGATCCGTTGTCGGAGTGCGGGGAGTGGAGGAGCTCCATGGCCTTGGTCGCCGGGAGCTCGAGAAGCGCGGTGAAGGAGCTCGCGTTTTCCGGCGGTACGGTCATGAGCCGCTGGATTTCCTCGCGGAATTGGAGGAATTCGAATCCGCTTTCGTCGGGTTCGGACCTGTTGGAGTTGGATCCAGATACAATTCCTGGATGCGGATCCATCAGAAGCTCCAATCTCTTCGAATTTGATTAAATTGGTCGATAATTGGACCAAACCCACctcaatgaaaaacaaatacCCACTTGACTAATTCAAAGAAATGCAAATCCAACGCAAAGGTAATGCCCAAATTGCAGTGGCAAAGCGATTAAACCCTAATTAAACTCTAAGGTAATGAGGGTGAGTTTGAGGGAAATGGAGTTAAATAGATtgaggagagagggagagagacagagagaaggTGCTTGAAATGTTAGTTTGTATGCAAGTGTATATGAAAGAGTTATGGGGGCAGGTCACAGGTGCTTCAATGGCGGTCAATCTGTTCCTCTGTGTTTTCTCTGTTTCTCCCTGTTTCTGCGTCTCTCAGAGATTACTTCTCAGCCATTTGAAGTATAGCAAAAGCAACGTTGCTTCGGTCCCCTCTTTACTTATAAAgagtgttttcttttcttttgttctttttctttttttctccttttgttcttttttttaaaaaaaaaaaagaaaagaaaaggtataGAGCCATAGAGGCCATTGCATGTACGGTTCCAATTGTACAGTTCGTTGTGTTGAGGCCGaaaaaggagaaggaaatgGATTCTCATACATTTTTAGTTCTATTTTCTAACAacgttatttaattataaagtgACGTGTTTGATTGTTATTctcttacatattttttttacaaatttatatattcaagataataaaattaaatatttttctttaataaattaatagatTGATTGATTATGTTTTCACGTAGACGAAAGTCACAAGACATTTCACTTTAAAGATAATAATATCTATAATTTCTTAGGATTTATTTAATATGAggttaatatgttaattattcGAGATTTGTTTGGTGTTATTCTTTTACACatatttttttgcatatttATCATGAAATTTGTGAAACTCATGTATGGTCATGCAAATTCAGTAGTAAATTTATGCATCTTTTAtactaaataaacaaaaaatagtgaaaaataaaataaaaccaaacatttcaaTAATCATTTTTATCTTCACTTCATTACATCTCTACAAATTGTTAATTTTCTACTCCTAATTTGCTATTAAGCAATAGTAAATTTCCACGCGCAATTGATTTGTCGGTGCAGTACATTTTAGCAGCCTAAAATTAACAGCATATTAAGTCAATAATCAAGACTAACTAAGCCAATCTAATACTTTAAAACTTGACTTAAATAAACGAAAACAGTAAAATCCATCATATCATTAAACTTGTTCCTctctcaattatttatttaaaaaaaaaaaagtcagtgTTCAAAGGCTATATATACACAATCTTGCAAGAAAATAACTCTTGATTATTTTTTGGCTCTCGAGTACAAAATCGGATCTaaatcttttgaatttttaaaattttgacaaaaaaaatgagaagagaGGAATGTGGGGCCGATTagaatcttctcaaattatttgtctaaatttgaaagaattcgaatAAGTGATTATGATAGACTATTTATAAGACTTACCAGACCAAGTAAAAATTAAACTGTTTAACTATTTATTCGATCAAATAAATTCTACGACATGTCCCGACACCAACACCTTAcaccttttcttatttttttttttgtcagagTTTCCTTAAAATTTGAGCTAAGAATATATATGGAGGGATTGCCGGATTGGCATCCAATAATGCATGAATCGATCTTAAAAACCCGAATATCGGAGATAAAACTCCGAGTGTATGACGTCAGTAGTACGATCTGAATACAGAATATTTTTACACCTCATCCCCACGTTTTTATTATAGAAGAAaagttaataataatataatataggAAAAGCAAAATTTATTGGTTTCGAAGTAGTAAACGAAAACGATCACTCATTCGTGTCTGCTGCTCCACAGCTCAATGAAGTCAAGAGTTAAAGGCAACTCATTAGTGCTGGAGCCTGGAGCCCCCCCATTCACAAATTGAGAGACCTCGCTCGTACTGCAGTGGACCACATGTGTGAACCGCAAACGGAGAACCGTACTGTCTGCGGTCTAAATCTTGGCCCGTAAATTACTGTTTCGGTCCCAGCGGGCAGGGACCGGACACGAACCAAGATCCGACACAGTTTTTAATCGCTCAATATGTCCCGTCATTTTCTTGCATTTATAGGGAGGATTATACTCTATTATTATAAACAATGTATATACGTGGATGGTCAGAAAAATTTTACACCTATTTTACACGTAGGGAGTGAGATTAATAACTCTATGTCTCTACATTAATATGGACATGGACGGAATACTCATTATTATGCGGTTTAAACGGGAAGAGTAAACATAAGTACAACAACTCAATAAACGAGTCGGTTGACAGTTAATCTTTTGGTGCTTATCAACCATTAGCACAATTTAGAGGTATTTCACAATCCTTGAAATTATGAATGTTGAATTACATTATGCTCGTAATGCtaaagttttattttcaattgttattttttatgatcGGTACAGTCTTGCAGATAAAACCTGCTTACCAACCAATAGATATCATCGATTCTAGTACAAATTTAGACCAAATTATTATAGGACCACGTTTTTTATATAGAACCTTTCAAAAGTGGGGAAAGATCATGACCTATGCCGGTCCGGCGGTCCCCCCTACATCCACCTCTGAATATGAgcaaagttttcctccaaactggAATGAAGTAATTTCTTCAAACTTAGTCGTTAAATTAATATGTGTTTGAATatatgagtatttcattgatcaaagatcacgagcataaaagctcttacatcacaaagcataaaatTCTGCAAAATCATATCCACCCAATATAGGAGTTAATAATCTCTCATATTTTATAAGATAtagttttatatacatatatcgagtaatgctatatagtatatactatattttcatcttataattattgaataaagtttttctttaaattgggtttgaaaattttctctttgaacacaatttattaaatttatttgttgtcCAAAACATTGGGGGAGGCCCTGACGTTTAATGTGCTCTAATCTTGACAAGTGTTCGATCCATATTCCATCAGGGTCCAGAGCTAGCTTGTTGTGATGTAAAGTATACACATGAGATATTGAAGTGTAAGAAGATATAGAGTGATCATAGTGTTTGGCTACTATGAAAAAGTCACCAAATTGTTTCCCTAATTTGACTCCTCCTCCAAACTTTGGCCCCCGTGATTTTGATCATTTTTAGTCTGTTCAAATTCTACTTTGTTTGTTTCTCTCTTTGTGGCAGTTTGAGTATGCAACTTGGCATTAACATAAATAGTGAGATCCACGGCAATAATAACAATTGGTGACATATTACATATAGGACACCAAGGAGACATCATGAGAAAAAGGTTCCTCTTTATTGGATTAATCCCATAACAATTCAGGTTTCCTAAATCTGTCTCTATGTTTGCTTATCATGTTCACCCTTTACGAGATATACCCAAAAATGTTAGCTTTAGATTTTAATAACTTGACACGTTCAATTgttggattaaaatttaataatgttactggaaaacttcacttcatcctcctaaatttttaaaagcaatTTATTgcttaaagtttaaaaaaactctcaattttaatgtatcaaatttttaaaaaaatgatgtcaaaaattttaatgtgCTCTAACCTTAAATCCTAAGTTAAGGATAGATGATGTCAAAAATTTCCAAAGCACTAAAAACCTTAGGTGGATGTCCAAATATAGCgacaaagaaattaatatatattttaaaagtctacctaacacatacaaaaaaacaaaaaccattaaTTTCTTTCGTTAATCCAAACCCTAGTACTATTAATTCCTAAAACAAAAACTTGTGAAACACGAAAACcctagcctctctctctctctctctctctctctctctctctctctctctctctctctctctctctctctctctctctctctctctctctcatcttctcCATCTACACATGAGTACCTTAAACTTGTTATTTTCTTCCACTTCTAGCACACGAAGAACAGTAAGATATTGAAATACAAGAATTAATATTATCTTCTTTGCACAACATATGTATTAGTGTTACACATATTTAGATGAGTACCATAATTCACAAACATGAAACATATGTACAAAAACATGAACTCTAAAAGCTTTATTACACCAATAATAAtattgacatatttgtttctatTAATAAAGGCATCTGATTAAACTACAAGAATTTTGGTAATGTTCATAAATTACATCATAGTTAATCTCTACAATGTAAACATTAAACATAGAATGATTACAAAAAGACATTTTCGAAAACCATTATGTATTATTAGAAACAAATTAGGTCAGTAGATCTCAAAGCCTATTTACACAGCTAAATTtaaggttgacaatttttgacgcGACTTGTAAATCtaacacgaacacgacacgaagttatagggtttgggtttatgttaaacaggatcaggtcataaacgagtcaacccgtttatgacacgtttataaaCAGGTCAAACAAACGGGTCAACCCATTAATGACTCgctaacccgtttatgacccgtcgACTTGTTTATGACACATTTAAATGTGCCGTATCTCAACCTATTTAGCTAATCGTATCGAGTTCGGCTCGGCCTAGACAGGTTGATGGGTCAACCAGGTCGACCAGAACTCGACACGGTAACTAGTTTTGCCAACATTGCCTAAACCCCACCGAAAACCTTATTAGTTCAGTTAATTACTAAGCGACTAgcgaaaaatttaataaaaattgagtaattAGGTTAtggaaaatttaataagaacATGTTGTGAacgttaaaaaatttatgtttgatCCATTCTCAATAGACAAGTGGGCCTAAATTAAGTTTAAGGTCACGAGCTTAGTATTTATGTGTAGATTAGTCAAAAAGCCCATTTAATGTTATGTTAAGGTCTAGATGTATGAAAATTAGTTAGAATAGACCCAAATAGACCTTTTTGGACAGAACAAAAAAGAAGTAGGAAGTAGACATTTCGATAACCGAAAATTAAGTTTAAGGCATTTTTTTGGtagacaaaatataaaaagtatttctttaagaaaataaggTTTTAAATGAATtacaaattataataatataatatttgtattaaaaaaaaaaaagtttctggGACACTACTTTAAATTTCAGacttgtaataataataataataataataataataataataataataataataataataataaaaaaataaataaataagggctaaatattatttagtccTCTAAACTCAGCTATTTTTATGAAGCACCATGGACTAACAAATGTTATGATTTGACCATTCAAATTGTTAATCTGTTATTATTTAACCTCCCTCATCAGTCTTGACTGTTATGTTAGATGAAAAATCAAATCTgaccaaaatattttgaaaatacccttgttttgaccattgaaaaatcgaaattaccattttttatttattaattagtagaaaaagacGGGATAATTTTGGATTTTCAATGATCAAAATAttggtatttttgaaatattttggtcaaatttaattttttatcaacaaaacggtcaaaactaataaaatagaCTAAGTTGTAAGAAATTGACAGTTTGAAAGGCAAAGTTATCTACCCCTGACATGAGTCTTTCGCATTGGGGTGAGTTTGTGCGAAAAAAATGGACCTGAAGAAGTGTACTTCTCTTGATGACAAACATCTGCTTCATTCTCAATTGGTTTGGTAGGAGTTTTTCATCTCCTTCCATTTTGAAAAGCTCCATTTTCAGACCTCCATCTCCTTCCATTGATGGAATACAGGCTGCTGTTAGTGGGCTCTCTGAAATTCAAAGTGATGTTGTTGTTGGCAAAGGAACAATTTGAAAGCGTATTCCATTAATGATTTCGAGGCATTGATTTAACTACTTGTGGTACGagggaaaaatcaataaagttGTCATCACCTGTTAACCGGATcaagattccttacaaattctttaaaaaatttaggcGGTTTTATGCTTCGAACGGCTTAAAGAATactacttattaaaaatgtgacatgttaagaCCTATAAAACAGATTCGACAATTATATCTATAGGACCCATAATTAGATCTATAAGACAGATTCAATGATTTATTTAAGAAAAGATGTACTAAAAATGTACATATAACATacctctttatatatatatatatatatatatatatatatatatatatatatatatatatatatatatatatatatataaaaaggagAAATTACATTTATTTCTCATGATTGATACTCAATTTTTAACCAtccctctatttttttattttttatttttttaaaaaaatacataatcgACTCTTTCAAATTACCTAACATTTTCAATTTGCCCCTTTGTGAGAATTTGTTGttgacttttattttaaaaaaaaaaatcccccgACCACCCACAACAAAGCTGTCCACGAATACTCATGGCCAGACTGTGGGTCTCTTGACCATTGAGACCCATGATCAATGCCAATTTTGATTGGAATTGGATATGGAGGCAATAGGTGACTTCTGTAGCCATAAATTGTATATGATAGGTAGGGGCAGGCATGAGGCGGGACAGattttccccttttttgtccTCGCTCTGCAACCCTGCggattaaaaaatttgaatccATGCTCGCATGATTTTACAATGTAAGCGTAGGGGTGCGGGTTAGGCGGGACGAGGCAGGTTTGAACCAAAGCCAAGCGGTAGAGCAAAATGACCAAGAGGTGGGTAATAACTAATCAAAGAAAGTCTCAACAACCATAGGCTTGGTGGGAATCATCTTCAAGAACCCTGCATCTCCGTTCTTCAAAAACTTGGGCTCCTTCTCAATCTTCTTATTAGATCGCTTGTCAATCTTGGTCACTAGCTCGCCGGACCACGCTTGAGATCCTTGATAGCAACATTCTTTACGTTGAAGCCATCAGAggaaaggaagaagacgaagggTGTGAGGGGGTGAGGAGGTAAAGGTGAAAAGGAAGAATACAAAGGGGCAGCGGCTTGGTTCAAACGAATAGTCTagaaacaatgaaaaaaatgaagaggcgCGCTAGGGTTACTTACTCGGttaggggattttttttttttttttttaattttttttttcagcggGGCGAGTCCCTGGGGTTTATAAAAACCCCAGCCCACCCCGCTCAGCACGGGTCTACCATTTTTTGACCCATACTcgcaaaaaatactaaaaattagaGTTCTACGAGTTGAGTCGGGGGATGCGAGTTGGGGCAGTTTCATGGGTTTCTATGCACCCCTAATGATAGGTGAGAGGGGAATTGATGATATGGCTatcatatatatgtgtgtgtgtatttatcTTCTTCAATACAATAATTTTGGAGATAATACATAcgtattttataaaattattgattttatgtttaacaaaatttgtaagaatttaaaTATAACTAAAAATTTAGGGAAAGTATCAATGAAATTGACTCAAAagcacataaagagcttaactATGGAAAAGCCTTGAGGTCGAATAGACCACCTTCCAATGCACAAGTGGTAAAAATGTGAATTGGGAGAGGTTCACACCAATTTATCCCAGCTTGCAAGCACTGGGCCATCATAAATCAGATCTGGTCAAAGTTAAGCCCATTAGGGTTTAACTTTAATTCAACCGTAATCCAACAACAGCCCGAATCTTTGCCTTCTCACAGCCATTTTGGCCCATTAATCTAGTATTACCAAAATGATTAGGTAAATCTATTATCTATGGATAGTTATAAATACTAAATTAAATCCTGAAACTTTATttatagtaatatatataaatgaataagttaattaaacAACTCGtgtttatttgaaaaattaaatgaactgtgcTTGAACATACTATTTAACGCCTAAGGCTCGGTCGACGAGGTAGCCATTTCAGGTGTGATAATAAAGAAGAATCTGAACGTATCTAACCTTTGAAAGGGGTTAATGTGCGATTTATGATGTCTATTAAAGTGGATTTGGTAGTTACGATATATGATCAAATGATCTTGGACCATTGGATGTGTCCAAAATCACTATAAATATGGATGTGTCCAAAATCACTATAAATATGACCCTTTGATCATAAGCAAATCGtatctccatttttttttttagacaaaatCCAACATTTAATTGCTTAGGTCCACCCCCTAAATTTGGGGTGCCTGTGCAAGCTGCCCCTCTATTGCCCCATTGtctgttttgtgttttttcttttcaaattttaattttcaatttttttttttttttaaaaaaaaaagggcaaaaattGTGTAGCATTAATCTTGGTAATGTCACGTAAgcaattttaaacaatttttaacgAGATTAGTGAAATGAAAAATGCGagaaatttaaaaagttaaaagtatGATTTAAAAACTGATGGAGTAGATTATAATTGTGTGATTAAAAACTGTTTTACCTTTTATTAATTACGTTGcatattttcttcaaataaaatgcaaaatcagtctatagggtttcattttcattgatttttaaATAGCTCTATAGGGTGAAAAAGTAGCTTAAAACTCTGTGTGGGTAgacgaaaattacaaataactctttgctcttaatttttgtttgaaattttgaccAAAACTATAAATCTATCTTGTTAGCATCGATATTAAAACGACAAGTGTCTCagcataaaatattaaaaaaacataaatagataaaaatagataaaaagaagaagaaaaaatagtacattaattttgtattttcccCAAAGATTTGTTCCTAAAGTACTCGGGAGGAAAAGACGGTGGGGAACAGCAAAGGCAGAGAAACCAGAAATTGGCAACCTTAATTGTGGCTTTCGTACCTTTGTCTTGAACAGTGAAGTGACAATCTCAGACTCAAAGTGTtgagccatttttggagtttcCGACTGGGCAGAGGAATTGGAAGTATTCCCCCTTTCCCTTCAcaacttacatatatatatatatatatatatatatatatatatttggtcatAATATTTGTCAATATTTCTCCTCATTGGACGTGTTCATGATTTagctttattttttgtgttgatTTAATACCAGTTTATCAACCCAAAGTTGAGATAGAGAACCATATTCttgttactatatatatatatatatatttttttcttttgggacaATAATAGATAATTTTTTGTAGCATCTCGTCATAGTTTCATAAAATGTATATTGTAAAtaataattcttaaaaaatttgaatatacaTGTGTGAGTATATAAAATTAATCACACATTAAAAAGATGTTATAAGCGTGAGTGACTGATGTAGCATAGTTGGACTCAAACCCCataaatttaagcttttgagttaggaaattattttatattggttGTGGAAGGGGTTGGATGGTCTATTTATAGGTGTGAGGGAAAGCCCACCTCATGAGCTAGCTTTTGAAGTTGAGAGAGGTTCAGTACCACCCAACACTAGTATCAAAGTCCATGTTACAACAAGTCTCAATCCAATCCGTGGAATGGGTTGATGTTAGCCAATCCAGGCCCGATGTGTGAGGTGGGAAATTGTTGTGATTTATCGTACATCGGTTGTGGAAGAGGCTAGGTAGTCAGTTTATAAGTGTGAGGGAAAGCCTCACCTTATGAGCTAGCTTTTGGGGTTAAGAGAGGTTTAAGACTACCAAACACTCATAGTATATGTTACAACAAGTCTTAACCCAATCTGTAGAAGGGGTCGATGTTAGCCAATCCATACCCGATGTGTGAGGGGGAATATTGTTGGGATTTATCCCACATCGGTTATGGAAGGGGTTGGGTGGTCAATTTATAAGTATAAGTAAAAATCTCACCTCATGAGCTAACTTTTGGAGTTGAGAGAGGCCTAAAACCACTCAAAACTAGTATCAGAGCCTAGGTTACAACAAGTCTCAACTCAATCCGTAGAAGGGTCGATGTTAGCCTATCCAGGTCCGATGTATAGGGGGGAGATTATTGAGATTTATCCCACATCGGTTGTGAAAATGACTAGGTGGTCAATTTATAAGCGTGAGAAAAAACCTCCCCTCACAAGCTAGCTTTTGAAGTTGAGAGAGGCCTAAGAACACCAAACAAAATGATCTATGAAACTTACTATATTACGACCTCACTAAATTACTAAAAAGACTTCATAATATGTAAATTTCCataatattatgaaaaatatcattgaactttaacttttttctttttcttttttctttttttttaaaaaaaaaacacatccaAATTGAAGCTGCATGATTATGTCACCATTACCATATTGAAATGTCATTATCATAGAATGTATCAATAGCTTATATATTTGAAGAGGAAGAGAACTAAGTGAAGATATTTAAAAGTCACAGATTTTCTAatagcaaaaaacaaaaacaaaagcattaacaaaaattccaaacattcgtaaaacacttaaaactaattTATAAAAAGTGACTTATGATAACAGAAAGAGACATAAGACAGTAATTATTTTCACCCAACGTTGTCCGGCTTGTTATGTCTAGTCAGTAGTCACCAAAAAAACACATTATTCGATCACATCTAATAATAACATAATATTACCTGCATTTCTTTGGATATCGGTGAACAAACACCGTAAAAActattcataatttcatatctGCTGTTAAAATTTTGGATGGttcagatttaatttaattcatgCGGTATGATTAAATTATTGAAATTGTATAAGAGTTTTACAGAAGAAgttgtaaaatatttcaaacagtGAATATCGTTTTTCTTAATgtggatttatatatatttttttcaaataataatccTTTAGTTGATTTTTTAAGAAGTTCTATGAGAGAAGGACAAGAGTATTttaaataatagttttttttttttttttttataattgttaaattatcacttgtccaagagcttaagctgataaaaataaataaatttaattacttaaagtTCGTTTAGTAcgcagaatgactattccattaaaaaagatAATAGCTATTACCGGAAATAG encodes:
- the LOC133873917 gene encoding transcription factor bHLH48-like isoform X1, translated to MDPHPGIVSGSNSNRSEPDESGFEFLQFREEIQRLMTVPPENASSFTALLELPATKAMELLHSPHSDNGSPAPISGDPLRRIDEDSKPYLPSVNGHLTFPSNKVLTERAAKLSVFSAGEHSPETSSVPSNSSANLEKVKSEPAETDSNPDSSQPLVSDPTVENKTQRPTKRKEREKKGKGSSKKSKNESSQDALMLPYVHVRARRGQATDSHSLAERARREKINARMKLLQELVPGCSKISGTALVLDEIINHVQSLQRQVEFLSMRLAAVNPRIDFNLDSLFATESGSLVDSNFPGMVSPLVWSEIPFEGNRQHYQQQWHFDAIHQPLWGREEDNHTFITPENSLLSYDSANSAALHSNQVKMEL
- the LOC133873917 gene encoding transcription factor bHLH60-like isoform X2, which encodes MDPHPGIVSGSNSNRSEPDESGFEFLQFREEIQRLMTVPPENASSFTALLELPATKAMELLHSPHSDNGSPAPISGDPLRRIDEDSKPYLPSVNGHLTFPSNKVLTERAAKLSVFSAGEHSPETSSVPSNSSANLEKVKSEPAETDSNPDSSQPLVSDPTVENKTQRPTKRKEREKKGKGSSKKSKNESSQDALMLPYVHVRARRGQATDSHSLAERARREKINARMKLLQELVPGCSKRATNDQVLCFIS